Below is a genomic region from Pseudomonadota bacterium.
GATGCAGGGATTCGATGTGGTGTCATGGCAATCATGCTCGCCGTCCTCGAAGGGCTGACGTGGCTTATCATAATTGACGCAGTTCTGAGCTGGGTCGTTCCAGACCGGGGTCAGTTCCCGCGAAACATCACAAGCCAAATCACCGATCCGCTCTACGCCCCGATCCGCTCCATCCTCAATCCGGAGAAGACAGGGGGCTTGGATCTGTCTCCACTGATCATGTTGATTCTGCTTCAGGTCGGCATGCAGCTGCTGCGCTCGGCCGCCACGGCTGTTTAGGGGCCCGCGGGAGCGGGCCCATGGGCCTTGGAATCTGGTGAATAGCCATTCACGCGCGACGTCCCAATCCAAACCCACCTTGATCCAAGCCCAGCCAGGAGGTGCAGCTCTCATGCGTCGGTTTTTTTGTCTAGGAGTCATCGCTGTTCTCGCGGCCGCCATGGCCCTTCCTGGAAGCAGCGAACATGCCGCGGCTCAACAAACCAAGATCATCCGGTTGGCGACGCTGGCACCCAGGAGCTCCCCACTTGTCCGGGGGCTCAAGAGGATCGACCAGGAGTTGCGGGCTGCGACGGGCAACGAGGTGGGCATCAAGATCTACCCCAGCGGCGTCGCCGGGGACGAGAAGGACGTCATCCGCAAAATGCGCGTGGGTCAAATCGACGCGACGGTCGTGACCACTACAGGCCTCAGCCAAATCGTTCGCGAGACCACCGTCCTCAATACGCCGGGGGTGATCACCAACAGCAAGCAGGCTCAAGCCGTCCTGACGGAGCTCAAGCCCGAGTGGCAGCAGGCCTTCACCAAGTCCGGATTCCAGCTGCTGGCCTGGGGCGAGCTCGGCCAGTTTCGCTACTTCTCCAAGCAGCCCATAGCCAAGCCAGCCGACATCAGGCGCATGCGACCGTGGTTGTGGCCCGAAAGCTACACCATGAAGGCCATGTGGCAGGCGATAGGCGCCACCGGTGTGCCGCTTGGTGTGCCCGAAGTGTACGGGGCGCTGCAGACGCGCATGATCGACATGGTGACCTCCACAGCGATCGCTTTCACGAGCTTGCAGTGGCACACCAAACTAAGCCATGTAACCGACGATACGTTCGGTGTGCTGATGGGCGCCCTCGTGGTCACGAAGAAGAAATGGGACAGCCTCTCGGACGGCGCCAAAGCCAAGCTCGCGGCACTGACCGCCGAGGACACCGAGGGCAACAACCGGGCGGCACGCAAGGCCGACCGCAAGGCCTACAAGCGGCTGCTGAAGCGAGGCTACAAAGCGAGCAAATTCACTCCGGAAGGGATGGCCGAGCTCAAGAAGATCCAGAACCAGGTGCGACAGAAGCTCACCGGCCGCGTATACCCCGCGGAGCTGCTTAAGCGGGTGCAGGCCATTACCGCCAAGACACTGTAGTTCCTGTTCAGAATGGCGCCAGGACGGCTTTCGTCCTCGGAGCGAAGCGGGCGCTTGACGCGTTTGCTTGATCTTCAGGCCTGGGGATCTTCAGGCCCGGGAATCGTTAGATCTCCGCGAGCTGGGCCGTCATGCCCAGCGCTTCGGCGACCGGCTGGCAGGTGATCTTCCCGTCCCGGGTGTTCAGACCGCGCCGCAGGGCCGGATTGGCCGCCAAGGCTTGCTCGAGCCCCAGGTTGGCCAGCTGCAATCCGTACGAGAGGGTGGTACCGGTGAGCGCCTGGGTGGAGGTTCGTGGCACGGCGCCAGGCATGTTGGCGACGCAGTAGTGCAGGACGCCGTCCACCTCGAACGTGGGCTCGCGGTGTGTGGTGGGTCGTGTGGTTTCAGCCATGCCCCCCTGATCCACCGAGACATCGACCAGGAGGGCTCCTTCCTTCATGTGAGCCAGGTCGACGCGCTTGAGCAGCTTGGGGGCGGCAGCGCCGGGGACCAGCACCGCCCCCACAACGAGATCGGCTTGCGCGAGCGCACGCTGCAAGTTCGCCTCGGTGCTCAGCAGGGTCTGAACGGCCACGCCAAACAGATCGTCGAGTTGTCGTAATCGCGCGTGCGAGGTGTCTAGCATCGTGACACGAGCGCCGAGACCCACGGCCATCTTGGCGGCGTTGGTGCCGACCACGCCTCCGCCCACGATGGCGACGTCACCTCGCGCCACACCGGGCACGCCCCCGAGCAGCACGCCACGGCCCCCGAAGGGTTTTTCCAGGTACTTGGCACCCTCCTGCACCGAGAGCCGTCCAGCGATCTCACTCATCGGAATCAGCAAAGGGAGCGAACCGTCCTCGAGTTGAATGGTCTCGTAGGCAACGGCAGAGACCCCGGCGTCCAGAAGCGCGCAGGTCGCGTCGCGATCGGCGGCAAGATGCAGGTAGGTGTAGAGGATCTGCCCGGATCGAAACAGCGGGTACTCCGGCGGCAGAGGCTCCTTGACCTTCACCATCATCTGAGAGTCGGCAAAGACCTCGTTAGGCCCATCGGCAAGGGTCGCTCCAGCTTGCAGGTACTGCTCGTCTCGATAGCCGGCGCCTTGCCCGGCGCCGCGCTCCACGAGCACTCGATGGCCGGCTTTGACGTAAGCGGCGACGCACGAGGGCGTCGCTGCCACACGGTATTCATGCGTCTTGATTTCCTTGGGAATTCCGATTCTCACAGATCACCTCGGTCCCTAGGTGGAACCGCGTGCTGGCTCCGAGAGGTAGAGCTTCCCCCCAGTCTCACGAAACTCCCTGGCCTTGTCCGCGAGGCCCTGCTCGCGCTCTGCGCGCGCGATCTCACGCACATCTTGCGTCAAACGCATGGAGCAGAACCGGGGCCCGCACATGGAGCAGAAGTGCGCCTTCTTGGCTGGCTCGGCGGGAAGTGTTGCGTCGTGAAACGCACGCGCGGTCTCCGGATCCAACGACAGATTGAACTGATCTTCCCAGCGGAAATCAAAGCGCGCCCTGCTTAGCGCGTCGTCGCGCACTTGCGCGCCTGGATGGCCCTTGGCGAGGTCGGCAGCATGCGCCGCGATCCGGTACGCGATCACACCCTGCTTCACGTCGTGCTTGTCAGGCAAGCCCAGGTGCTCCTTGGGTGTGACGTAGCAGAGCATGGCGCAGCCAAACCAGCCGATCATGGCTGCGCCGATGGCCGACGTGATGTGGTCGTAACCAGGTGCCACGTCCGTCGTCAGAGGCCCCAGCGTGTAGAAAGGAGCCTCGTGGCAGTGCTCGAGCTGAAGCTCCATGTTCTCCTTTATCTTGTGCATGGGTACATGACCGGGTCCTTCGATCATGACCTGGACGTCGTGCTCCCACGCTACGGTGGTCAGCTCGCCCAGCGTCTTGAGCTCCGCGAGCTGCGCCTGGTCGTTGGCGTCGGCAATGGACCCGGGGCGCAGCCCATCACCGAGAGAGAACGAAACGTCGTACTTGCTCATCAACTTGCAGATGCGGTCGAACTCCGTGTAGAGAAAGTTCTCTTTGTGGTGGTGCAGGCACCATTTCGCCATGATCGAGCCGCCTCGCGACACGATACCGGTGACACGCTCGGCCGTCATTGGGATGAAGGGCAGCAGCACCCCGGCATGCACGGTGAAGTAGTCCACGCCCTGCTCGGCCTGCTCCTCCAACGTCTCGAGATACAGCTCGATGCTGAGCTTCTCCACAGCACCCTTGACCTTCTCGAGAGCCTGGTAGATCGGGACCGTGCCGATCGGCACGGGTGCGTTACGCACGATCCACTCCCGGGTCTCGTGGATGCGCTCGCCCGTGGACAAGTCCATCACCGTGTCTGCGCCCCACCGAATCGCCCATTGCAGTTTCTCGACCTCGTCCTCGATGGACGAGCTGACAGCCGAGTTGCCTATGTTGGCGTTGATCTTCACCCTGAAGTTGCGCCCGATGATCATGGGCTCGAGCTCGGCGTGGTGGATGTTGGATGGGATGATTGCGCGGCCCCGCGCCACTTCGGAGCGCACGAACTCGGGGTCCACGCCCTCACGTACTGCCACGAATCGCATTTCCTCGGTGACTCGGCCGGCACGCGCGTGATACAGCTGCGTCACGCCCAGGCTGGACGCGTCGCCGCCATGCTCCTGCGCACGCCGCCTTAGCCAATCCTTGCGACGCTTGGGGAGCCCATGCCGTGGGTCGTGGCCCTGAGGTCCCGTGGTATCGTAGACCTTCACCGGGGGCTCGCCCCCTGAAAGCTCGATCACACGCGCAGGCACCCGCAAGTCCCCTTCCTCTACCTTGCGCGACTTGGGAAAGCTCCCCGGCAGCGGGGCTTGGGCGGTGAGCGACCGGACCCCGGCTCCGGCCGTCTTCAACGTCTTAGGGCGCGATGGTGCCTCTGACATGCGTTTACCTCCGAGGCCGCAGACTCCCAATCGGTCGATCGTGGTTTGCGACGCCGCACGCGGCAAGCAGCCGTGCCACTATAGGGCAACGGCCTGCGCTCAGCCAGGTAGGCGGGTAGCGTGTCTGGTGGGGCTTGGCTTGTTCTGCTTTCCCCCATCCCTGCGAGCCCAAGAAGATGCGCGGGGAACGGAACGGCTCCACCAATGGACGTTGGGGTGGGACTTGCAGCTCGAGGGTGGCGTGGCCGTCGGCCTCGGGCGGCCGCTGGATCGCGGCTTCTTTGGGCGCGCACGCGCGGGGGCGCTGATCTCCGACGGCAGAGTCTGCGTCAACTTGGGGCCCACGCTCGAGTTCGGCGGCCTGAACCATGGCGATCCAGGCGGCGCCGTGGAGGTCAATCTCGAGCTGGGACCCTGGCTGCGGGCCTCGGCCTCGCATGGAGGCGCCGCCACATCCAGCCAGATCGCTGGAGGCTGGGGCAATCTCGGCCTGGAGTGGCAGCATCGCTGGCGCGGGCGGTCAGCGGACGCGTTGGTGATCCTGCTTCGCACGCCGATCGGTACCTGGTGGCACCGCCGCAGGCGCTCGAACCGCCCTGAAGCAGCGCAGCCACTGGGTAGACCGCGTCCTCAGCCCGAGCGCATTTGGGCAAAGCCGGCGCCAGGAGGTTCGAGCGGGCCCCGGCGCGGGCCTTACGAACTGGCTCGGACTCAGGCTCGGGCGGGACAGCTGGTCGCCGCCAGTACAAGCCTGCGGAAGTTCATCCTGGAGGCGCGCGCGCCAGGGGAGCTCGTGCTGCGAGCGCAGGCCAGACGTGAGCTGGGTGTCCTGCTAAAGCGCATCGCTCACCTGCGACTGCTGGTGCACGGATGGCGACCGGGTGACGTGCTGGAGATCGACGGCAAGCGGATCGGGTTCGACCCGGCCGACAGCGACATCCGCCTTGACCCGGGACGGCATTGGCTGAGAGTGTTGCGAAACGAGCTCGGGGTGTCGGCTCGCCAATTCGTGCTTGAGGAAGGACAGGTGCTGGAGCTGGAGCTGGAGCTAGGGAGGTGCTGTGGACCGGCCGAACGCCGGCGGTAGAACTGACCCGTGACCGACCTGCCAAGCGTCCAGATCGAAGGCATGGCGCTCGCTTGTGTGAACCGATGGCAGCTTTTGGATCACCTGTTCGGACAGCTGCAGCGGGGGCACGGCGGCTGGCTGGTAACCGCGAACCTGGACTTCCTCAGGCGCTACGCCATTGACGACGGCATGCGGCAACTGTACGACGCGGCAGACTTGCGGGTCGCCGACGGAATGCCGCTCGTCTGGGCATCCAGGCTTCAAGGCAGCCCACTTCCAGAACGGATCGCTGGTTCCACCTTGGCGTCGCTCATCGCCGAAAGAGCCGCGAAGGAAGGCCGCTGCATCTACCTGCTGGGCGGCGCGCCGGGG
It encodes:
- a CDS encoding YggT family protein, whose amino-acid sequence is DAGIRCGVMAIMLAVLEGLTWLIIIDAVLSWVVPDRGQFPRNITSQITDPLYAPIRSILNPEKTGGLDLSPLIMLILLQVGMQLLRSAATAV
- the dctP gene encoding TRAP transporter substrate-binding protein DctP, with product MRRFFCLGVIAVLAAAMALPGSSEHAAAQQTKIIRLATLAPRSSPLVRGLKRIDQELRAATGNEVGIKIYPSGVAGDEKDVIRKMRVGQIDATVVTTTGLSQIVRETTVLNTPGVITNSKQAQAVLTELKPEWQQAFTKSGFQLLAWGELGQFRYFSKQPIAKPADIRRMRPWLWPESYTMKAMWQAIGATGVPLGVPEVYGALQTRMIDMVTSTAIAFTSLQWHTKLSHVTDDTFGVLMGALVVTKKKWDSLSDGAKAKLAALTAEDTEGNNRAARKADRKAYKRLLKRGYKASKFTPEGMAELKKIQNQVRQKLTGRVYPAELLKRVQAITAKTL
- the ald gene encoding alanine dehydrogenase; translated protein: MRIGIPKEIKTHEYRVAATPSCVAAYVKAGHRVLVERGAGQGAGYRDEQYLQAGATLADGPNEVFADSQMMVKVKEPLPPEYPLFRSGQILYTYLHLAADRDATCALLDAGVSAVAYETIQLEDGSLPLLIPMSEIAGRLSVQEGAKYLEKPFGGRGVLLGGVPGVARGDVAIVGGGVVGTNAAKMAVGLGARVTMLDTSHARLRQLDDLFGVAVQTLLSTEANLQRALAQADLVVGAVLVPGAAAPKLLKRVDLAHMKEGALLVDVSVDQGGMAETTRPTTHREPTFEVDGVLHYCVANMPGAVPRTSTQALTGTTLSYGLQLANLGLEQALAANPALRRGLNTRDGKITCQPVAEALGMTAQLAEI
- the thiC gene encoding phosphomethylpyrimidine synthase ThiC; protein product: MSEAPSRPKTLKTAGAGVRSLTAQAPLPGSFPKSRKVEEGDLRVPARVIELSGGEPPVKVYDTTGPQGHDPRHGLPKRRKDWLRRRAQEHGGDASSLGVTQLYHARAGRVTEEMRFVAVREGVDPEFVRSEVARGRAIIPSNIHHAELEPMIIGRNFRVKINANIGNSAVSSSIEDEVEKLQWAIRWGADTVMDLSTGERIHETREWIVRNAPVPIGTVPIYQALEKVKGAVEKLSIELYLETLEEQAEQGVDYFTVHAGVLLPFIPMTAERVTGIVSRGGSIMAKWCLHHHKENFLYTEFDRICKLMSKYDVSFSLGDGLRPGSIADANDQAQLAELKTLGELTTVAWEHDVQVMIEGPGHVPMHKIKENMELQLEHCHEAPFYTLGPLTTDVAPGYDHITSAIGAAMIGWFGCAMLCYVTPKEHLGLPDKHDVKQGVIAYRIAAHAADLAKGHPGAQVRDDALSRARFDFRWEDQFNLSLDPETARAFHDATLPAEPAKKAHFCSMCGPRFCSMRLTQDVREIARAEREQGLADKAREFRETGGKLYLSEPARGST